The Longimicrobiales bacterium genome window below encodes:
- a CDS encoding c-type cytochrome, producing MKQLRVLIHIIAPALMLASCGGGEQAAQDDNPEPPVAAGSDLTPFQTEHGIGPITEPVSLEAPDEELAEQGEALFQLKCSACHRLDERYIGPPLGGVLDRRTPAYVMNMMLNPTEMTQKHPEAKALLAEYLAPMPSQDLTREEARALLEYLRLADASD from the coding sequence ATGAAGCAGCTCAGGGTGCTGATCCACATCATCGCGCCCGCACTGATGCTGGCGTCGTGCGGCGGCGGCGAACAGGCCGCGCAGGATGACAATCCGGAGCCGCCCGTCGCGGCCGGCAGCGACCTGACGCCGTTCCAGACCGAGCACGGCATTGGTCCGATCACCGAGCCGGTCTCGCTCGAGGCACCGGACGAGGAGCTCGCGGAACAGGGCGAAGCACTGTTCCAGCTGAAGTGCTCCGCCTGCCATCGACTGGACGAGCGCTATATCGGTCCGCCGCTCGGCGGCGTCCTCGACAGGCGCACGCCTGCCTATGTCATGAACATGATGCTGAACCCGACGGAAATGACGCAGAAGCATCCGGAGGCGAAGGCGCTGCTGGCGGAGTACCTCGCGCCGATGCCGAGTCAGGACCTCACGCGGGAGGAGGCGCGCGCCCTCCTGGAGTATCTGCGCCTCGCCGATGCCAGCGATTGA